The sequence below is a genomic window from Bradyrhizobium septentrionale.
AATTTGTCACTGGCCTACTTGGGATGAACAGTGGCCTATTTCGGCAAGTACCGAACAGTGGTCCCTTTCACTCATTACGAGTGGCCCCTTTTAGGTAAGAGGCTGGCAAAAGGGGCCACTATTTAGTGGCATGCTTGTCCCGAGCAAGATGCGCTGGACGATCCGGTCAGCCATTGTCGATCTCCTATTTTCGCAGTTGACCGCGGTTCTGCGCGATCAACTCGCGCTGCATCCGAACATGTTGGCTGATGATCCTGCGCACGGCAGCGGCGGCCCCAGCTGCGGCGCCATTCTCCACGGCTTCGCCCTCCTGCCAGGTCCACTCGATGCCGCTGGTTTCGTACTCGTTCGTCTCCTCGTAGATGACGCAGTAAACGAGGACTGCCAGACACAGCGAGAAGGACGCACTCATGAAGTCGCCCGAGTTCGATTTCGGGAGAAGAGGCTCCAGGATCTCCGCCAGCTCCATGTACTCTTCGTTGTGGCGCTTTTTGAAGGTCTCGACGTAGGCCCGGGCCCGATTGGCTGCCCTTGTCGACGACCGCATAGGGATGGTGTTCGACCGATCAGCCTTAACCTCACTCAGGCGCACTCTGCCGCCATGCGTTCGAATTCGCTTCTGGCCGATCTGCCGGCTCAGTGTCGACTTGTGCAAACCCAACTGCCGGGCCGCCTCCGAGATCGAATGAGCGGTTCCGCTTTGTTCATTGGGTGGCACCCCTGTCACCTTCGGTGTTCACCACGGGCCTTAACTTAAGGCCCAAGTTAAGGCCGTAGACGCAACGTCTACACTTTCCAAACACCCGCTTAGCTATTGATGCCATTCTGGTTTTGTCCCGAAACGTTGCAGGTTGCATGTTGTGCGTTGCATAAGTTTTGAGGTCTGGCTCTGGTGAGGTCGAGCGCTACGCTGTCCCGTATTGCTGCTAGCGCTGGGAAGTACCTTTTGATCTGGGGCCGGGCCTGCCGCGCGGGGTGGCTCGGGGGCGAGAGCCCGAAGACGCTCGCCCCGCCGTTCCAGTCTGGCTGACACATCGCAAGGAAAGCCCCAGCGAAATCGAGGGGGCACGCACCACCCGGTCAAGGCGCGCGTGCCCCGCGCCCGCAGTCGCTCCGCCGAGGAAGCCAACCCATTCCCTCGCTGAAGCGCTGCGAACGATCTCCATTTACCTAACTCCCCGCACAAGGTGATTGGCGTCGAAGCGGGCATTGATCTCAGCGACGCTCCGGTCAAGCGCGGAAGGCTGGTCAAACTTCGTCGCTGGTCGAGTGTGGATTTCCTCGGCCGATACTCGCTCGGTTTGAAGGATGGCTGTCACGTCGCGCAGCGACTTGCCTTCGGCTATGAAGGCCGTGGCCCTGTCTGACCTGCCTACCATTTGGCATGCCGCGTGGATGTCTGCAGCGCGCTGGCGTTCAGCGGTAACGGCCGCGCCAGATTGCGTCCATCCCCGGGCATCGGCGAGCGCCGCCATGCGGTCCGGGGGCCGCTGATACAATCTGTAGTCAAAGGCACTCGGCTCCTTTGAGCGAGCAGTATCAGTCCTGGTTGCGTAGCCTTTGGCGACAGCCTCCTGCGCCGACATCCAGGTTTCGGCCTTCATTTCTGCCCTGATCTCGGCAACGGGCCGGCCGGTCTTAGAGCTGGCTCCGCAAATTCGGACAGTAGCTTGAGTGGATTTTCTGCCTGACAGCGGCGAGGATTCTTGCCGCGAATCAGGAGCGAAGATGACGAAGAAGAGCCGCCGGATGCATTCTCCGGCATTCAAGGCGAAGGTTGCTTTGGCTGCGGTCAAAGGCGACAAGACGCTGGCGGAGCTGGCGCAACTGTTTGATGTTCATCCGAACCAGATCACGATCTGGAAAAACCAGCTCCTGGAAGGCGCCGCCGGCGTGTTTGGGCATGACAAGGCGTCGGCCGAGACGCCGGTCGATTTGAAGGCGTTACATGCCAAGATCGGCGAGCTGGCGTTGGAAAACGATTTTTTGTCCGGCGCGCTCACCAAGGCGGGCCTGCTGAGCGCAAAGCGATGATCGACCGCGGTCATGATCTTTCTATCGTGCGCCAGGCGAAGGTCCTGAAGCTGGCTCGCAGCACGGTCTACTATGAACCTCGGCCAGTTTCGGCCGAGGACCTTGCCTTGATGCGTCGGCTCGATGAGCTGCATCTCGATTATCCCTTCGCGGGAGCGCGTATGCAGCGATCGTTGCTGCGGCGGGAGGGCGTATACGCCGGTCGCCGCCACATCGCGACGCTGATGAAGCGCATGGGGATCGAGGCGGTCTATCGTCGCCCGAACACGAGTAAGCCGGCACCGGGTCACAAGATCTACCCGTACCTGTTGCGCGGATTGAAGATCGAGCGGCCCGACCAGGCGTGGGCAATGGACATCACCTACATTCCGATGCGGCGTGGCTTCGTCTATCTCGCGGCGGTCGTCGATGTGTTCAGCCGACGGGTCCTGGCCCATCGCGTCTCGATCACAATGGAGGCGGCCTTCTGCGTCGAAGCGGTCCAGGAGGCGTTGGCGAAGCACGGCAGGCCCGAGATTTTCAACACGGACCAGGGCAGCCAGTTCACCAGCCTCGAGTTCACCGATGTGCTGCTGGACGCGAAGATCGCCATCAGCATGGACGGCAAGGGCGCCTGGCGCGACAACGTGTTTGTCGAGCGGCTCTGGCGCACGGTCAAATACGAAGAAGTTTATCTCCGCGCCTACGACAGCGTGTCCGAGGCGCGAGCGTCAATTGCCAAGTATCTGGCCTTCTACAATCAGGGACGCCCTCACTCGAGCCTTGACGGGCGCACGCCCGACGAGGCTTACTTCGGCACGCAAGCTATGGTGATCGCCGCATGACCGTCGCCGACGATTTTGTCGTCGCTCTGGTCGGGCTACGCCCTCCCGACGCAACGACAAAATCGTAAGGCCCCGCGTTCAGCATAACCCGGCAGGAATCCACTTAAATCCCGCGGGGCGCTGTCCAAACAACCGGCGCCAGCTCTCTTCTCCGCATAGATGTCCGCCATGGAGTTAGCCATGGTCTCGAGCATTTCGACGCTCTTCGCGTGGTCTGAAGAGTTGCCCAATGTCAGGGCGGACGGATCATGGATCATCATCATTGAGCCTGCTCGCATGACGATCTTCTGCCCAGCCATGGCGATCACCGAGGCCGCGGACGCGGCGATGGATTCAACGACAACTGTCACATTGCCCTTGTGACTATCGAGGGCGTTGAAAATAGCTATCCCGTCGGCGGCACTTCCACCCCCGGAATTGATCCGGACAGTGACGTCTCTGCTTCGGCCAAGGGAGGCGAGAGATTCGACCACGTCGAGATAGGTGAAGAATTCGCCCGAAAAGCCGTCACCGACAGCGCCGGACAGAAGGATTTCTCCGTTTCGTGCAATGCTCGGCATTTAGACCGCCCCTTCTACTTCGACACCGAGTACCGCCGCAGGGGGCGCGTCCCGGCGACGTTGAATAGCGAGGCCAGCTTCCTCGCTCGTGCGGATGAAGCTTTCCTCGTCATAAGCTGCTGCAAGCAGGTCGCGCTCTGCTTCGGAGATCAGGCGCGCACGGTCGGCATCGTCAAGGGCTGAGCTGTCGTCCGCGTACTTTTCATTGAACAGTTGCTCAAGCCTCGCGATGTATGCGTCCCGATTCCGCCAGATGTCGACCGCGAGGCCGTCGAATGCAGTATGCGGCCCAACAGATCCCTTACCCGATAGCTTGTATCCAACTCCGGCTATGGCTTGAACGGGCCAGTGAATGCCTTCGCCATAGTCGACGAGATTGGTTAGGTCGGGTTCGCCGGCGGCTGCAATCCGGTCAATCTCGGCGCGGATCAGTTCCTTTGCCTTAGCCGATGTGATCGGCGCTGCGCGGTATTTCTGAAGGTCGGCATCCAGTTCACGAGCACGACGCCTGCAACGTTCAACTGCTTGGGGCAGCGTTTCTTTCGCTTTCAAGGTCGGAGCGGGCCCGTTGTAGACAGTCAGCCCGGCGGGTGCGGCGCGCAGCCAATCATCGATAGCGCCGGTCAATCCTGCTATCTCGGCCCACACTGGCTGCAAATTATCATGGCGTTTCTGCAGAGATGGAAGGCGGCGATCGATGGCCGCCATTCTGTTCGCTTCGGTAGCCAGTGCGGGATGTCCATCTTCGATGCCGTGCACCGATTTCCTTTGAATGATGGTCTGCTTCAGCAGCGTCCGCTCCTGACGCAACTCGAAAAGTTCCTCCATCACCAAC
It includes:
- a CDS encoding IS3-like element ISRj2 family transposase (programmed frameshift), translated to MTKKSRRMHSPAFKAKVALAAVKGDKTLAELAQLFDVHPNQITIWKNQLLEGAAGVFGHDKASAETPVDLKALHAKIGELALENGFFVRRAHQGGPAERKAMIDRGHDLSIVRQAKVLKLARSTVYYEPRPVSAEDLALMRRLDELHLDYPFAGARMQRSLLRREGVYAGRRHIATLMKRMGIEAVYRRPNTSKPAPGHKIYPYLLRGLKIERPDQAWAMDITYIPMRRGFVYLAAVVDVFSRRVLAHRVSITMEAAFCVEAVQEALAKHGRPEIFNTDQGSQFTSLEFTDVLLDAKIAISMDGKGAWRDNVFVERLWRTVKYEEVYLRAYDSVSEARASIAKYLAFYNQGRPHSSLDGRTPDEAYFGTQAMVIAA
- a CDS encoding head maturation protease, ClpP-related: MPSIARNGEILLSGAVGDGFSGEFFTYLDVVESLASLGRSRDVTVRINSGGGSAADGIAIFNALDSHKGNVTVVVESIAASAASVIAMAGQKIVMRAGSMMMIHDPSALTLGNSSDHAKSVEMLETMANSMADIYAEKRAGAGCLDSAPRDLSGFLPGYAERGALRFCRCVGRA